Proteins encoded by one window of Actinocorallia herbida:
- a CDS encoding dienelactone hydrolase family protein has protein sequence MNAANERFDDPITDFTRRLVDVEGVAKTVYTAGSGPAVVLMPEMPGISPDVLRLARWIRDAGFTVHVPSLFGADGAHPTAEGGTEVMRRACVSAEFRAFAGGGTSPVTTWLRGLARQAHAACGGPGVGAVGLCFTGNFALTMMLEPAVIASVVNHPSLPLDDPAALELGDADAREVAARISRDGLKVLAYRFDNDRWCTGRRFAAYRALLGDAFDGRVLAGDSANPGPPPFFRDVVASPHSVVTAHFVDEDGHPTAQARDEILAYLTDRLITPASEEATAH, from the coding sequence ATGAACGCTGCCAACGAACGCTTCGACGACCCGATCACCGACTTCACCCGCCGACTCGTGGACGTGGAGGGGGTGGCGAAGACGGTGTACACCGCCGGTTCCGGCCCGGCCGTCGTACTGATGCCGGAGATGCCCGGTATTAGCCCTGACGTCCTTCGGCTGGCGCGGTGGATACGGGACGCGGGCTTCACCGTCCACGTCCCCTCGCTCTTCGGGGCCGACGGCGCCCATCCTACGGCCGAGGGCGGTACGGAGGTCATGCGTCGCGCGTGCGTCAGCGCCGAGTTCCGCGCCTTCGCCGGCGGCGGCACCAGCCCCGTCACGACGTGGCTCCGCGGGCTCGCGCGCCAGGCCCACGCCGCCTGCGGCGGTCCGGGCGTCGGCGCGGTCGGCCTGTGCTTCACCGGGAACTTCGCCCTCACCATGATGCTGGAGCCCGCCGTGATCGCCTCGGTCGTCAACCACCCGTCCCTGCCGCTGGACGACCCCGCCGCGCTCGAACTCGGCGACGCGGACGCCCGCGAGGTCGCCGCACGCATCTCTCGCGACGGCCTCAAGGTGCTCGCCTACCGTTTCGACAACGACCGATGGTGCACCGGCCGACGCTTCGCCGCCTACCGAGCGCTCCTCGGCGACGCCTTCGACGGCCGCGTCCTCGCGGGAGACTCCGCCAATCCCGGGCCGCCCCCCTTCTTCCGCGACGTCGTCGCCTCCCCCCACAGCGTCGTCACCGCCCACTTCGTCGACGAGGACGGCCACCCCACGGCGCAGGCCAGAGACGAGATCCTCGCCTACCTCACCGACCGCCTGATCACCCCGGCCTCCGAAGAGGCGACCGCCCACTGA
- a CDS encoding GlxA family transcriptional regulator, with protein sequence MSALRVGVLAYPGCFASEVFGVPDLLTMAAHVAGPDHAGYEVSVVSPRRRVVASGGTALAVTPLREVDVLVVPGFELLPGLDVEARLAPLAPEIAAIRAHAAAGGAVVSICVGAFLLAEAGLLQGRRATTAWLLAEDLAGHCPDADVRPELLVVTDRGVTTTAAFSAMYDFALDLIRRHSGAAVARATARIALLDDARSSQTPYVDARLLPQPGNDFSRRVMRWLDQHLTTRYDLTVLADTFNVSTRTLLRRFAAETGRSPLEHLQSARVRRARHLLETTDHTVAAISAAVGYRDPATFAALFAEHTGQRPSAYRTTFHRPAPDEP encoded by the coding sequence GTGAGCGCATTGCGGGTCGGTGTCCTGGCGTATCCGGGATGCTTCGCGTCAGAGGTGTTCGGTGTGCCCGACCTCCTGACCATGGCCGCGCACGTCGCCGGCCCGGACCACGCCGGATACGAGGTATCGGTCGTCTCACCGCGCCGTCGCGTCGTGGCCTCGGGCGGCACGGCGCTGGCCGTCACACCGCTGCGCGAGGTCGACGTCCTCGTCGTGCCGGGGTTCGAACTCCTGCCGGGCCTCGACGTCGAAGCGAGACTCGCGCCCCTCGCCCCCGAAATCGCGGCGATCCGCGCGCACGCCGCCGCGGGCGGAGCGGTCGTCTCGATCTGCGTCGGCGCGTTCCTGCTCGCCGAGGCCGGGCTCCTCCAGGGCCGCCGGGCCACGACCGCGTGGCTCCTCGCCGAAGACCTGGCCGGGCACTGCCCGGACGCCGACGTCCGGCCCGAACTCCTGGTCGTCACCGACCGGGGCGTGACGACGACCGCGGCCTTCAGCGCCATGTACGACTTCGCACTCGACCTGATCCGCCGGCACAGCGGCGCGGCCGTCGCCCGAGCGACCGCACGGATCGCGCTCCTCGACGACGCACGGTCCTCCCAGACCCCGTACGTCGACGCCCGCCTCCTCCCGCAGCCCGGAAACGACTTCTCCCGCAGGGTCATGCGGTGGCTGGACCAGCACCTCACCACCCGGTACGACCTCACCGTCCTGGCGGACACGTTCAACGTCAGCACCCGCACCCTGCTGCGCCGTTTCGCCGCCGAGACCGGCCGGAGCCCCCTCGAACACCTGCAGTCCGCGCGCGTCCGCCGCGCCCGCCACCTCCTCGAAACCACCGACCACACCGTCGCCGCCATCTCCGCCGCGGTCGGCTACCGCGACCCCGCCACCTTCGCCGCCCTCTTCGCCGAACACACCGGCCAACGCCCCAGCGCCTACCGCACCACCTTCCACCGCCCCGCCCCTGACGAGCCTTGA